The Pseudomonadota bacterium genomic interval ATGCTCAAGACCGCACCTGCTTCGAGGCGATCCATGCTCCCGGCGAAGGCTTGCGGATTTGCTTGGTAGATGGCTTCCATCGTTCGTTCGAGGCTGACACCACTGTCGCGCACACGGACGGCGATCTTCCACAGCGACTCGCCACGCACGACAGGCCCGTACTCCATGCCGGGCTCGATCGGTGTACGCGGCTGGGCGGCGGCCACGGGTTCGCGTGAGGTGCGTGCGACCGGTGCCGGGCTCGACACTAATTGCGGGTCCCGCTGGGGGGCAGCGACCACGGCGCTGGGGGTGACGGCAGCGGTGAGGGGCGGCGCCGGCGCGCGCTCGCCACCCAAGCCGGGCGGGTCGAGCAGGATAGTGTAGGCGCGCTGCATGCGCCCTCGGCTCCAGTCCGCCTGCACGACGAGCGTAGCGATAGGCTCGACGATGCTCTGGCGAGAGGTGAGGTGGAGCACGGCTCGGCCGCTGGCGTCACGGCGAGCACTGATATCGATGGTGGCGAAGGCGGACGGGTAGTCGACGCCCTGGGAGGCGAACACCTCGCGTGATGCGAGGGTGGCGGTTAGCTGCTCGAGATCAGCAGCGGTGGCCCCGACCAGCTCGATCTGCGCGTCTAGGCGCTGATTGAGTCGCGAGTTGACCTCGATGTTGCCCAAGCCCAGTGCCCACGAGGCGCTCGGCAGGCAGGTTGCTGCGGCGACCAGCGCCCTGATGCCTACCCGGTCCATGATCGCTTCCTGCGTTTCCTTTTCCCTAGGATCCTAAGGGGACCGGTGCGCCGTCAACCTCGACTTTCTTATGTGCACCCCGGGATTTCCGCGCACGCCGGCCAATGGTTCACGGGTGATCGGCGTGAATCGCGTGAAAAACGCTACTTTATTAGCCTGAACAGAGGCTTAGAGCAGCTGACGCAGGACCGCTCGTGTGACAAATTTCCACGCGAGGCAACACGGACGCGAACCTGCGTGGTCGGCCCCAAGGCCCCTACCCCGCCGAGCGAGGGGTGCCCTACCAGTCCAGTTCCTCGCCGTTGGCGTGCCAGAACTCCCCGCTGGCGTCCAGGCTCAGGACGTCGATGCGCTCGAGCAGGCCGCCCGCCGCCTCCTCGGGCGAGATGCCCTGGTAGCCCGTCATCTCCGTGGCCACCATGCCGGGATGCAGCAACGCCACGGCGATGCCCCGCGAGCGCAGGTCGGCGGCGAGACTCGCCCCCGCCATGTTCACGGCGGCCTTGGACATGCGGTACCCGTAGTAGCTGCCGGAGCTCTCGCTGATCGAGCCCATGCGGCTGGTCACGATCGCCACCTTCGCGCCGTGCTGCAGCTGTTCCAGCAGGGCGTGGGTCACGCGCAGGGGGCCGAGCGAGTTGACCTCGAACTGCTGGCGCATGCGATCCCAATCGAGATCGTCCAGGGACTCCCGCGAGAGCACGCCTGCGTTGTTGATCAGCACATCGATCTGCACATCGGCAAGGGCCTTGCGCAAGGCCGACATCGATGCATCCTCGGTGACGTCGATCGACTCGACCACTTCCACGCCCAGGTCCACCAGTGCGCTCGATGCATGGCGACACAAGCCGATGACCCGTTGGTCACGCGCTCGGAGCTGACGACACAGCTCCAAGCCGATACCGCGATTGCACCCGCTCACCACGTAAGTTGCCATCGTGATCTACTCGCTCCTGTGGAGAAGTGCGCCCACCTGGGCGCGGGGAGGTTCAGTCGGTAGCAGAGGATTGCGCCGATCGACGATCGGTCGCAGCGGTGGTGACGAATTCGTCATCCAGATCGGCAGCGAGCCGATCGGCGATTACCTCGAGCACAGCCGGCGCGTAGCACAGGCCGAGGTGCGTGGCCTTGACCGCAACGTGCTCGGTCACGGACTCCACCTCATCGATGCAGGCGCGCCAGGCGACGATACCGTCACGCTTGGAGTAGACCGCCGTGACGGGCACCTGCAGAGGCCGTTCCTGTTGACGCGCCTGAATCTGCGCATCCAGGTGATCGAGATCGTAGCCGAGACTCTCATAGACGCTACGTACCACCGTGTATCTGGGCCCACCACGCAGGGGACTGCCGAGGGTGATCACCCGGCTGACCAGGGCTGGCTGATCGCGCGCCACCTCACGCGCGAGATAGCCACCGAGGCTCCATCCGATCAGGGCGACGGGGCCACCGGCCGCCCCTGCAGCCTCGCGCACGCGGGCACTCACCCGCGGCAGTAGCTTCCCCACCTGGCCGAAGTTGATGCCGAGGCCCCACCCAGTGGCCTCAGCGCCCAGGGCGCGAAGCTGCACCCGCAGGGCGAGCAAAGAGACGTCGTCGAAACCGTAGCCAGGGAGGGTAAGCACCCGCTGGCCATCGCAGCGGGGTAAGCGCTGCAGCCTCAGAGCCGAGGCTGCAGCGCCAGCCACGTCCAGGACGGTGAAGACCTCCTTGAGGGTCGACGACGGTCCTGGGGCGTGGATCAATTGCCGCTGGTCACCGGCGAGCCACCGATAGCGCCACCGCCACCGTCCGCCTCGTTGAGGATCACCAGACCGCGTTCGATGTCGCTGACGATCAAACGACCACTCGGCAGGTAGGGGAACACACCCCAGGCGCCGTTGAAGGACGAGCTGTTGCTGTCCGGGTAGGTGTCGAAGAACCCGATCTCAGTCGGCTCAGCAGGGTTGCTGATGTCGAGAATGGTCAAGCCACGACGGTAGTTGGACATGTAGTAGCGATCGCCCTTGACGAACCCGTTGTGATCGATGGCGCGGGTGGGACCCACCCACTCACCGGCCAGCGTCGGGTTGCTGAGGTCGCGAATGTCGAGCACCCGCAGGGTGGTGTTGAGACCGAAGAAGCTCTCGTCGAGCTCGTCCTGAATCAGCACGAAGTCTGCGTTCTTCGACCACCAACCGGAGTGCGTGTAGCCC includes:
- a CDS encoding SDR family oxidoreductase → MATYVVSGCNRGIGLELCRQLRARDQRVIGLCRHASSALVDLGVEVVESIDVTEDASMSALRKALADVQIDVLINNAGVLSRESLDDLDWDRMRQQFEVNSLGPLRVTHALLEQLQHGAKVAIVTSRMGSISESSGSYYGYRMSKAAVNMAGASLAADLRSRGIAVALLHPGMVATEMTGYQGISPEEAAGGLLERIDVLSLDASGEFWHANGEELDW
- a CDS encoding alpha/beta hydrolase, yielding MIHAPGPSSTLKEVFTVLDVAGAAASALRLQRLPRCDGQRVLTLPGYGFDDVSLLALRVQLRALGAEATGWGLGINFGQVGKLLPRVSARVREAAGAAGGPVALIGWSLGGYLAREVARDQPALVSRVITLGSPLRGGPRYTVVRSVYESLGYDLDHLDAQIQARQQERPLQVPVTAVYSKRDGIVAWRACIDEVESVTEHVAVKATHLGLCYAPAVLEVIADRLAADLDDEFVTTAATDRRSAQSSATD